A part of Anolis carolinensis isolate JA03-04 unplaced genomic scaffold, rAnoCar3.1.pri scaffold_10, whole genome shotgun sequence genomic DNA contains:
- the LOC103279312 gene encoding uncharacterized protein LOC103279312, whose product MSRSGKRKISHQTGRLARRVMRRRVRYMKLSLSKMSDLQKSRCEDMRVHVLLKNTYLHLKNNITTQFPSWGQGESAHDPTLPNGMDLVSPVGEHHLQDGGMGPELTVANSKSQNAGDLPRNAPQALASNLEEEEEATSIQDPWPELHCDTFFGNFQVQDDLFSDIEMSEFESVTSSVANGGEPSEEVKASPLHEGKPLSDQEVSGIADLDHFVELLINAE is encoded by the coding sequence ATGTCTCGGAGTGGCAAGCGCAAGATCTCTCATCAGACCGGCAGATTGGCAAGGAGGGTGATGCGACGCCGTGTCCGCTACATGAAGCTGTCTCTCTCCAAGATGTCTGACTTGCAAAAGAGTCGTTGCGAGGACATGCGGGTTCATGTCCTCCTGAAAAACACCTACCTTCACCTTAAGAACAACATCACCACCCAGTTCCCAAGTTGGGGCCAAGGAGAATCAGCCCACGACCCCACACTCCCAAATGGGATGGATCTGGTGTCTCCTGTTGGAGAGCATCACCTGCAAGATGGTGGCATGGGCCCTGAACTCACTGTGGCCAACTCCAAGTCACAGAATGCAGGAGACCTTCCCAGAAATGCTCCTCAAGCTTTGGCTTCCAacctggaggaagaggaggaggccacCAGCATCCAGGACCCCTGGCCGGAGTTGCACTGCGACACCTTCTTTGGGAACTTTCAGGTCCAGGATGATCTTTTCAGTGACATCGAGATGTCTGAGTTTGAGAGTGTTACGTCCTCAGTGGCAAATGGAGGAGAGCCCAGCGAAGAGGTAAAGGCAAGCCCCCTGCATGAAGGCAAGCCCCTTTCTGACCAGGAAGTGAGTGGCATAGCTGATCTTGATCACTTTGTGGAGCTCCTCATCAATGCGGAATAA
- the blvrb gene encoding flavin reductase (NADPH) encodes MAAACKKIAIFGATGMTGLATLAQAIEAGYQVTVLVRDPIRLPPELQPAQVVVGDVLNLSDVNRTVKGQDGVIVILGTRNDLSPTTMMSEGTRNIVTAMKSHGIRKVVVCLSAFLMWDLDKVPAKLRPVTEDHIRMQQILKESGLDCVYVMPPHIAGDQPLTGDYTVTVDTSGGSRVISKHDLGHFFLKCLTTSEYDGKNVYLSRHYPKE; translated from the exons ATGGCTGCAGCCTGCAAGAAGATCGCCATCTTCGGCGCCACCGGCATGACCGGCTTGGCTACCTTGGCGCAAGCCATCGAGGCCG GTTACCAAGTGACAGTGCTGGTGCGGGACCCCATTAGACTGCCCCCAGAGCTCCAGCCGGCACAGGTGGTAGTCGGTGATGTCCTGAACCTGTCAGATGTAAACCGGACTGTCAAAGGCCAGGATGGTGTGATTGTGATCCTCGGCACCCGGAATGACCTCA GTCCCACCACTATGATGTCTGAAGGCACCCGGAACATCGTGACCGCCATGAAATCCCATGGCATCCGCAAAGTGGTGGTGTGTCTGTCAG CCTTCCTCATGTGGGATTTGGACAAGGTCCCTGCCAAGCTGCGGCCAGTGACGGAAGACCACATCCGGATGCAGCAGATCCTGAAAGAGTCGGGGCTGGACTGCGTCTACGTCATGCCGCCCCACATTGCAG GTGACCAGCCGCTCACCGGGGACTATACAGTGACAGTAGACACTTCAGGTGGATCCAGAGTCATCTCCAAACACGACCTCGGGCACTTCTTCCTCAAGTGCCTCACCACTTCGGAGTATGATGGGAAGAACGTCTACCTCTCCCGGCATTACCCCAAGGAGTGA